The bacterium DNA segment TACCCTTCTTTCAGCCCAAAATCCTGTGACAAATACAGGAATTCCTTAGGGGGATTGCTTTTTCTATAGGTTTCATTCCAATATTGCAGGTCGTATTTTGTGATATTTTCAATAACTATAGGGTCAATTTGATCAAATCTTTTTTCAAGATAAAGCTCCATCCATTCTGAAGGGTAACTTATATTTATGGTTTCATAGGATTTTATAAAACCTGTTTTATCATCTAAATCAGCTAATGCGCAAAGCGCATATTCGTAATTAATTATTTTTTTTAAACTGTTAAGCAGATCCCTGAATTCTGATTCACTCCTGCATAAAAGGCTTTTCTGGATTAAATCCAAAAGCAAAGCCATGTCTCTTTTTGACAAAATGTTTTCTATGTTCATTTCATGCCTGTTTGGTATTTCTCTTCGGAATATATAGCA contains these protein-coding regions:
- a CDS encoding autoinducer binding domain-containing protein, with translation MNIENILSKRDMALLLDLIQKSLLCRSESEFRDLLNSLKKIINYEYALCALADLDDKTGFIKSYETINISYPSEWMELYLEKRFDQIDPIVIENITKYDLQYWNETYRKSNPPKEFLYLSQDFGLKEGYSYGLCDFIKTKGSLFSFSGRSVHQHIRTQTILKYIIPHFHQALIRVVSQDKNKEFINTKHIISLREKEILKWLKSGKSSWEISNILHIGECTVNFHIRNILRKLNAVKRGQAVAIAIENGLIGIQ